The following proteins are co-located in the Amphiprion ocellaris isolate individual 3 ecotype Okinawa chromosome 7, ASM2253959v1, whole genome shotgun sequence genome:
- the LOC129349318 gene encoding non-homologous end joining factor IFFO1-like yields MEVVMQWLNFWTTDQKQILLGITCRAESTEVWVHAGFRALQIFLFEHESGPGGERPPGSAAASPPDDGPSRLRHPGAGILPGGARRLRAGWFVRVGSGRAAVVWPRRPAPEQLPAPGPTGRRGAALRNDLGSNISWLKTLNLRFRCFLVKVHELERRNKVLEKQLQQALEDNSGGDPHQKPLTKDMGVQSGFIGPIHPRPGYMPHHNANNPAYLTGGLLSPTLNPPPLFHNKYLLGNNLNTDSNSNLTTSPALSPSDPTRTISNINEKLSAHTGTRTSNGPPPPRFLPGTIWSFNHTRRFGTGRESCVTGPGVSWTHPDGVGVQIDTITPEIRALNNVLAKVKRERDEYKRR; encoded by the exons ATGGAAGTGGTGATGCAATGGTTAAatttctggactactgatcagaag CAGATTTTACTCGGAATTACCTGCAGAGCTGAATCTACGGAAGTCTGGGTTCATGCCGGATTTCGAGCACTTCAGATTTTCCTATTCGAGCATGAATCCGGTCCTGGGGGAGAGCGGCCTCCTGGCTCCGCAGCAGCATCACCACCAGATGACGGGCCAAGCCGACTCCGCCATCCCGGAGCCGGGATACTTCCTGGGGGAGCACGGCGGCTTCGGGCCGGATGGTTTGTTCGGGTTGGATCTGGGCGCGCTGCCGTCGTCTGGCCTCGCCGACCTGCACCTGAGCAGCTCCCTGCACCGGGTCCCACCGGCCGCCGCGGCGCTGCGCTGCGCAACGACCTGGGATCCAACATCAGCTGGCTGAAGACCCTGAACCTGCGCTTCCGCTGCTTCCTGGTCAAAGTGCACGAACTGGAGCGCAGGAACAAGGTGctggagaagcagctgcagcaggccCTGGAGGACAACAGCGGAGGAGATCCACACCAGAAGCCGCTGACCAAAGACATGGGGGTCCAGAGCGGATTCATCGGTCCGATCCATCCCAGACCGGGCTACATGCCGCACCACAACGCCAACAACCCGGCCTACCTGACCGGCggcctcctctctcccaccctCAACCCTCCCCCTCTGTTCCACAACAAATACCTGCTGGGGAACAACCTGAACACGGACTCCAACTCCAACCTCACCACCAGCCCGGCTCTGAGTCCCAGCGACCCGACCAGAACCATCAGCAACATCAACGAGAAGCTCTCCGCTCACACCGGAACCCGCACCAGCAATGGGCCTCCTCCTCCGCGCTTCCTCCCCGGAACCATCTGGTCCTTCAACCACACCCGGAGGTTCGGCACCGGCAGGGAGTCGTGCGTCACGGGACCCGGAGTGTCCTGGACCCACCCGGACGGCGTCGGAGTCCAGATCGACACCATCACACCGGAGATCAGGGCGCTGAACAACGTGCTGGCCAAggtgaagagagagagggacgaGTACAAGAGGAGGTGA